A region from the Achromobacter seleniivolatilans genome encodes:
- a CDS encoding MarR family winged helix-turn-helix transcriptional regulator codes for MRLDKQRDTLLTGRGTAGPRFVDGYLAYLLAQASQRISAEFHLQVKAAGLSVTEWRVLASLEGSPGETIGTLAVLAITKQPTLSKVVQRMEADGLVARTGVRADRRQTRVCITAKGTHLIAALCEQALQHQKAVLAPFGEEKAALLIQMLDVLMTEHVPLELPIDTDD; via the coding sequence ATGCGGTTGGACAAGCAGCGGGACACTCTTCTTACCGGGCGGGGCACGGCGGGGCCGCGCTTTGTTGACGGCTATCTGGCTTACCTGCTGGCGCAGGCCAGCCAGCGCATCTCGGCCGAATTCCATTTGCAGGTCAAGGCGGCGGGTCTGTCCGTCACGGAATGGCGAGTGCTGGCCAGTCTTGAAGGCAGTCCGGGTGAGACCATCGGCACGCTTGCCGTGCTGGCCATCACCAAGCAGCCCACCCTTAGCAAGGTGGTGCAACGCATGGAAGCCGACGGCCTGGTGGCGCGCACCGGCGTGCGGGCGGACCGCCGTCAGACGCGGGTGTGCATCACCGCCAAAGGCACGCACCTGATTGCGGCTTTGTGCGAACAGGCTTTGCAGCATCAGAAAGCGGTGCTGGCACCGTTCGGCGAAGAAAAGGCCGCGCTGCTGATTCAGATGCTGGATGTGCTGATGACAGAGCACGTGCCGCTCGAACTGCCCATCGACACTGACGACTAG
- a CDS encoding ABC transporter substrate-binding protein: protein MRRTLIAIAIAAAVAVPSIGQAKSFRWAAQGDILTFDPHSQNEGMTIAANSYIYEPLVDYDKSFKVVPRLATEWEQLSPTLYRFKLRPGVKFHDGAAFTADDVVFSIHRAMAPTSNYKAYTTGIKEARKIDDLTVEVETSAPNPVLLRQLTNVFIMNKAWSEKNNIAKPQDYVNKEETYGARNTNGTGPYKLKTREVDVRTVFEENKDWWNKAGKVGNVTEVVFTPIKQNATRTAALLSGEIDFVLDPAAQDLERLRQSQKVVEGNEYRTIYLGLDQKRPELQYSNIKGKNPFQDIRVREALYRAIDVDAIKRAVMRGLSAPTGTMIAPQVHGWAESVHKRVPYDPEKSRALLKEAGYDGTLNFTLDCPNNRYINDEAICQAVVGMWAKVGVKATMNAMPRSTYFPKVQSFDTSAYLFGWGVPTFDAMYSLQNLIRTKGEGADGMYNLGGYSNKELDVIIDRIKTETDPAKRDADIITVLQGHAKDFGHIPLHDQVIPWAMRKNVTVIHRADNRLVADWVKVD from the coding sequence ATGCGCCGCACTTTGATTGCTATCGCGATCGCCGCCGCCGTGGCCGTGCCCTCGATCGGGCAAGCCAAGTCCTTCCGCTGGGCTGCCCAGGGCGACATCCTTACCTTTGATCCGCATTCGCAGAACGAAGGCATGACGATTGCCGCCAACAGCTACATCTATGAACCGCTGGTCGACTACGACAAGTCGTTCAAGGTGGTGCCGCGTCTGGCGACGGAATGGGAACAGCTGTCGCCCACGCTGTACCGCTTCAAGCTGCGCCCGGGTGTGAAGTTCCATGATGGCGCCGCTTTCACGGCGGATGACGTGGTGTTCTCGATTCACCGCGCCATGGCTCCTACGTCGAACTACAAGGCTTACACCACCGGCATCAAAGAAGCCCGCAAGATTGACGACCTGACGGTTGAAGTCGAGACCTCGGCGCCCAATCCCGTGCTGCTGCGCCAACTGACCAACGTGTTCATCATGAACAAGGCCTGGTCGGAAAAGAACAACATTGCCAAGCCACAGGACTACGTCAACAAAGAAGAGACCTACGGCGCCCGCAATACCAACGGCACCGGTCCCTACAAGCTGAAGACGCGCGAAGTGGACGTACGCACGGTCTTTGAAGAAAACAAAGACTGGTGGAACAAGGCCGGCAAGGTCGGCAACGTGACCGAAGTGGTGTTCACGCCGATCAAGCAGAACGCCACGCGTACGGCGGCCTTGCTGTCGGGCGAGATCGATTTTGTGCTGGACCCCGCCGCCCAGGATCTGGAGCGCCTGCGCCAGTCGCAAAAGGTGGTGGAAGGCAACGAATACCGCACCATCTACCTGGGTCTGGATCAAAAGCGTCCGGAACTGCAGTACTCCAACATCAAGGGCAAGAACCCGTTCCAGGACATCCGCGTGCGTGAAGCGCTGTATCGCGCCATCGACGTAGACGCCATCAAGCGCGCCGTAATGCGCGGCCTGTCCGCGCCCACCGGCACGATGATCGCGCCGCAGGTGCATGGCTGGGCGGAGTCCGTGCACAAGCGCGTGCCCTACGATCCCGAGAAGTCGCGCGCCCTGCTGAAAGAAGCTGGCTACGACGGCACGCTGAACTTCACGCTGGACTGCCCGAACAACCGCTACATCAACGACGAAGCCATCTGTCAGGCCGTGGTTGGCATGTGGGCCAAGGTTGGCGTGAAGGCCACGATGAACGCCATGCCGCGTTCCACGTACTTCCCGAAGGTGCAGTCGTTTGACACCAGCGCCTACCTGTTCGGCTGGGGCGTGCCCACGTTCGACGCCATGTACAGCCTGCAAAACCTGATCCGTACCAAGGGTGAAGGCGCCGACGGTATGTACAACCTGGGCGGCTACAGCAACAAGGAACTGGATGTGATCATCGATCGCATCAAGACCGAAACGGACCCCGCCAAGCGCGACGCCGACATCATCACCGTGCTGCAAGGGCACGCCAAGGATTTCGGCCACATCCCGCTGCATGACCAGGTCATCCCCTGGGCGATGCGCAAGAACGTCACGGTTATCCACCGTGCGGACAATCGCCTCGTTGCCGATTGGGTCAAGGTTGACTGA
- a CDS encoding indolepyruvate ferredoxin oxidoreductase subunit alpha yields MAERSFKKEVQQLRIGAGEEFRGEGILAVTKALLQSGVGYVAGYQGSPISHLMDVLADANEILQELGVHFEASASEATAAATLAASVMYPIRGAVTWKSTVGTNVASDALANLASGGVTGGALVIVGEDYGEGSSIMQERSHAFAMKSQIWLLDPRPNLESMVKAVEDGFELSEASKTPVMLQLRIRGCHVHGRFIAKENKRPAFSLAEALENPARDTSRIVLPPASFLHEQEKIKERWPAAIRYIKEHKLNEHFDGDQTDIGLILQGGLYNGVIRALQLLGLADNFGNSRIPLYVMNVTYPVIEDEVISFCRDKRAVLLLEEGQPDYIEQNLHAVLRKAGVTTHLSGKDVLPMAGEYTTQVMRDGLREFLKQQRPESLQTHPAVAVDAQAATSTPAKQLEITEVSRPKPAAPVRATEQPITFHKQVEGLAAVVPPRPAGFCTGCPERPIFSALTLAQETLGQHHISCDIGCHLFSILPPFNLGATTMGYGLGASSAAAFNVPAAKRPISIMGDGGFWHNGLSSGIGNAVFNKYDGVIVIVDNFYASATGGQDILSSRADNPDRSTNNPIDQAVRGVGVKWVRTLDRTYDVAKVRATIEEALTTDIKGPKVIIAQSECMLNKQRRIKPLFNKAVKEGRRMVKERFGVDPDVCTGDHACIRLSGCPSLTVKDSGDPLKEDPVAHVESSCVGCGNCGEVAHAAVLCPSFYRADIVHNPTGSDRFLARVRGAVIGYLQRRRAARLTQYAL; encoded by the coding sequence ATGGCTGAAAGGTCTTTCAAGAAAGAAGTCCAGCAGTTGCGGATCGGCGCGGGCGAAGAGTTCCGTGGCGAGGGCATTCTTGCCGTCACGAAAGCGCTGCTGCAATCGGGCGTGGGATATGTCGCGGGTTATCAGGGCTCGCCGATTTCGCACCTGATGGACGTGCTGGCCGACGCCAACGAGATCCTGCAAGAGCTGGGCGTGCACTTCGAGGCCAGCGCATCCGAAGCCACCGCAGCTGCCACCCTGGCGGCTTCCGTCATGTACCCCATTCGAGGCGCCGTCACCTGGAAGTCCACCGTGGGCACCAACGTCGCCTCCGACGCGCTGGCCAATCTGGCGTCGGGCGGCGTCACCGGCGGCGCGCTTGTCATCGTGGGCGAAGACTATGGCGAAGGCTCGTCCATCATGCAGGAACGCTCGCATGCGTTCGCGATGAAGTCGCAGATCTGGCTGCTGGACCCGCGCCCCAATCTGGAAAGCATGGTCAAGGCAGTGGAAGACGGCTTTGAACTGTCCGAAGCCAGCAAGACGCCGGTGATGCTGCAACTGCGCATTCGCGGCTGTCATGTGCATGGCCGCTTCATCGCCAAAGAAAATAAACGGCCTGCGTTCTCGCTGGCCGAAGCGCTGGAAAATCCGGCGCGCGACACCAGCCGCATTGTGCTTCCGCCCGCGTCGTTCCTGCACGAACAGGAAAAGATCAAGGAACGCTGGCCCGCCGCCATCCGCTATATCAAGGAACATAAGCTCAACGAACACTTCGACGGCGACCAGACCGACATCGGGCTGATCCTGCAAGGCGGCCTGTACAACGGCGTCATCCGCGCGTTGCAGTTGCTGGGGCTGGCCGATAACTTCGGCAACAGCCGCATTCCGTTGTACGTCATGAACGTGACCTACCCCGTCATTGAAGACGAGGTCATCAGCTTCTGCCGCGACAAACGCGCCGTGCTGCTGCTGGAAGAAGGCCAGCCCGATTACATCGAACAAAACCTGCACGCGGTGTTGCGCAAGGCGGGCGTCACGACGCACCTGTCTGGCAAAGATGTGCTGCCGATGGCGGGCGAATACACCACGCAAGTCATGCGCGACGGCCTGCGCGAATTCCTGAAGCAGCAACGCCCCGAGTCCCTGCAAACGCATCCCGCCGTGGCCGTAGACGCGCAAGCCGCGACATCTACGCCTGCCAAACAGCTGGAGATCACGGAAGTCTCGCGGCCCAAGCCTGCCGCGCCCGTACGCGCCACCGAACAGCCCATCACGTTTCACAAGCAGGTCGAAGGGCTGGCGGCGGTTGTGCCGCCCCGTCCCGCCGGCTTCTGTACGGGCTGTCCGGAACGGCCCATTTTTTCCGCGCTGACGCTGGCGCAGGAAACGCTGGGCCAGCACCATATTTCCTGTGACATCGGCTGTCACCTTTTCTCAATCCTGCCGCCCTTCAATCTGGGCGCGACCACCATGGGGTATGGCCTGGGCGCATCCAGCGCCGCGGCCTTCAACGTGCCCGCTGCCAAACGGCCGATTTCCATCATGGGCGACGGCGGCTTCTGGCATAACGGTTTGTCGTCCGGCATAGGCAATGCGGTGTTCAACAAATACGACGGCGTCATCGTCATCGTGGACAACTTCTACGCGTCCGCGACTGGCGGGCAAGACATCCTGTCATCCCGGGCCGACAACCCGGACCGCTCCACCAACAATCCCATCGACCAGGCCGTGCGCGGCGTGGGTGTGAAATGGGTGCGCACCTTGGACCGCACCTATGACGTCGCCAAAGTTCGCGCCACCATCGAAGAGGCGCTGACCACCGACATCAAGGGTCCGAAGGTCATCATCGCGCAATCCGAATGTATGTTGAACAAGCAGCGCCGCATCAAGCCGCTGTTCAACAAAGCCGTCAAAGAAGGCCGCCGTATGGTGAAGGAACGCTTCGGTGTCGACCCCGACGTCTGCACGGGCGACCACGCTTGCATCCGCTTGTCCGGCTGTCCGTCCCTGACCGTCAAGGACAGCGGCGACCCCTTGAAAGAAGACCCCGTGGCGCATGTGGAAAGCAGCTGCGTGGGCTGCGGCAATTGCGGCGAAGTCGCGCACGCGGCCGTGTTGTGCCCATCGTTCTACCGCGCCGACATCGTGCACAACCCGACCGGCAGCGACCGCTTCCTGGCGAGAGTGCGCGGGGCCGTGATCGGTTATCTGCAACGCCGCCGCGCGGCGCGCCTGACTCAATACGCGCTGTAA